The region TCGCGGGTTAAATCATTTTTATTGATTCCCTCTGCTTTTAATTTAGCTACAACTTTTGCTTCGGTTGCAATCGATGCATGATCTGTTCCGGGAACCCAACAAGCATTGAAACCTTTAAGACGCGCTCTACGAATCAAAACATCCTGAATTGTATTGTTCAACATGTGACCCATATGTAAGACACCAGTGACGTTTGGAGGAGGAATTACAATAGTATACGGCGTTCTGTGATCTGGTTCTGAATGAAAATAGTTGTTTTTCATCCAGTAATCATACCATTTGTTCTCAATCGTCTTAGCGTCAAATTGTGCTGGAATTGTCATTTAAATAGGTTGTTTAATCGTTAATTCGTTTAATCGTTAATTTGTTATTTGTTTAATCGTTTTGAGTGATTCAGTTAAACGATTAAACAGTTAAACAAATTAACCAAAAACTTTGGTTCAATTTTTGTAATTATAACTGACAGCAAAAGTAAATAATTAAAGACACTATAAAAAGCGAAATAAAAATTTGTGTATTAATTAAAACAAAGTATATTTACTTACAACTTAAAACAATTTCAAATGAAAAATGTTGCCACTTTTATTGTAATCGCATTGTTTTCTACAATTGGTTATGCACAAAACGGCCCAAAAATTGAATTTGCAGCCCCAGACAACACAATCGATTATGGAAAAATTTCTAAGGGTGATAATGGACTCCGCTCTTTTGAATTTACTAACACCGGAGATGCGCCACTATTAATTACTGCTGCAGAATCTACCGTAAGTTCAGTTATCGTTACAAAACCTGCGGCAGCTATTTTGCCAGGTAAAAAAGGGAAAATTGATGTAAAATACAATATGGCTTCCGGTCCTATTCGTAAAACAATTACAGTTGAAACCAATGCTGTAAACTACCCTGACGGTAGAGTTGCCTTAAAAATTAAAGGAGAAGTTTTATAGAAAAACAAAAATCTAAAAAATAGTAAAAGCCGTTTCTAATAGTAGAAACGGCTTTTTTTATGAATACAATTCTTCTGGATTAAACCCGACAGGTTTTAAAAACCTGTCGGGTTTCAGAAGGATCTGTTTTATTTACCAACGCAATCAACACTATCAAATTTATACT is a window of uncultured Flavobacterium sp. DNA encoding:
- a CDS encoding DUF1573 domain-containing protein, translated to MKNVATFIVIALFSTIGYAQNGPKIEFAAPDNTIDYGKISKGDNGLRSFEFTNTGDAPLLITAAESTVSSVIVTKPAAAILPGKKGKIDVKYNMASGPIRKTITVETNAVNYPDGRVALKIKGEVL